From Salmo salar chromosome ssa04, Ssal_v3.1, whole genome shotgun sequence, one genomic window encodes:
- the LOC106603573 gene encoding solute carrier family 13 member 5 translates to MVSSLQAMMFKDGVILFCTPFLLLPLPLLIGTTEAGCAYVIALMAVYWCTEVLPLAVTALLPAVLFPLFGIMESKQVCMQYLNDTNMLFVGGLMMAVAVETWNLHKRIALRVLLVVGVRPALLMLGFMGVTAFLSMWISNTATTAMMVPIVQAVLEQLNSPRKGENPLPTLQSQENGTTSEEKLENSSTPQDTLMIQDNHIPLEKLASKDKLDSPDKPVPQDNSLTDGKPVMVSMVLKEGTEAEEQVGEEEEEKERMKMCKGLTLCVCYAASIGGTATLTGTGPNLVLTGQMSQLFPQNGDVINFASWFAFAFPTMLLMLTLAWLWLQLVFIGFNLKRTWGCGAVQSEKEFAAYDLIREEHRRLGPMSYGELSVLGLFILLVVLWFTRSPGFIDGWATHVFNAKAPFVTDATVAVFVAMLLFVLPSEAPRYLCFWRTQRFDTEPQPPRGPAPALLTWQVTQRKMPWSIVLLLGGGFALAKGSEVSGLSRWLGDQMMPLCSVPPWAIAVILCLLIATFTECASNVATATLFLPILASMSQSIGLNPLYVMVPCTLSASFAFMLPVATPPNAIVFSYGYLKVSDMAKTGVVMNIIGILCITLAINSWGRAMFNLDIFPSWANTTANITTGEGGGK, encoded by the exons GAGGCAGGCTGTGCCTATGTGATAGCCCTGATGGCAGTGTACTGGTGTACTGAGGTACTGCCGCTGGCTGTGACTGCTCTCCTGCCCGCTGTCCTCTTCCCTCTGTTTGGCATCATGGAGTCCAAGCAG gtgtgtatgCAGTACCTGAACGACACCAACATGCTGTTTGTTGGCGGGCTAATGATGGCTGTTGCCGTGGAGACGTGGAATCTTCACAAGCGCATCGCCCTCAGAGTTCTACTCGTTGTGGGGGTGCGGCCTGCCCT TCTGATGCTAGGGTTCATGGGTGTGACAGCCTTCCTGTCCATGTGGATCAGTAACACAGCCACCACAGCTATGATGGTCCCCATTGTCCAGGCCGTCCTGGAGCAGCTCAACAGCCCACGAAAGGGGGAGAACCCCCTGCCCACCCTTCAGAGCCAGGAGAATGGTACGACTTCTGAGGAAAAACTGGAGAACAGTTCGACCCCACAGGACACACTTATGATCCAGGACAATCACATCCCACTGGAGAAACTAGCCTCAAAAGATAAACTGGACTCCCCAGACAAACCAGTTCCTCAGGACAACTCTCTGACTGATGGAAAGCCAG TGATGGTGTCCATGGTCTTGAAGGAAGGGACTGAAGCAGAGGAGCAGgttggggaggaagaggaggagaaggagaggatgaaGATGTGTAAAGGCCtgacgttgtgtgtgtgttacgctgCCAGCATTGGCGGCACTGCCACTCTAACTGGCACCGGACCCAACCTCGTCCTCACAGGGCAGATGAGCCA ACTCTTCCCTCAGAACGGTGACGTCATTAACTTTGCCTCATGGTTCGCCTTTGCCTTCCCCACCATGCTTCTGATGCTGACGCTGGCCTGGCTCTGGCTCCAGCTCGTCTTCATCGGCTTCAA tCTGAAGCGTACGTGGGGCTGTGGTGCTGTGCAGTCAGAGAAGGAGTTTGCGGCATATGATTTGATCCGTGAGGAGCATCGTCGTCTGGGGCCCATGTCTTACGGAGAGCTGAGTGTCCTGGGGCTCTTCATCCTGCTGGTGGTGCTTTGGTTCACACGAAGCCCAGGCTTCATCGATGGATGGGCAACCCACGTCTTCAATGCCAAAGCACC GTTTGTAACTGATGCCACAGTGGCAGTGTTTGTTGCCATGCTGCTGTTCGTCTTGCCCTCTGAGGCCCCCCGCTACCTCTGCTTCTGGAGAACACAGAGATTTGACACAG AGCCCCAGCCCCCCCGTGGCCCTGCCCCTGCCCTGTTGACCTGGCAGGTCACCCAGAGGAAGATGCCCTGGAGCATTGTACTGCTGCTAGGAGGAGGCTTCGCACTGGCTAAGggcagtgag GTGTCTGGTCTGTCGCGGTGGCTGGGTGATCAGATGATGCCTCTCTGCTCCGTCCCTCCCTGGGCCATCGCTGTCATCCTCTGTCTCCTCATTGCCACCTTCACTGAGTGTGCCAGCAACGTGGCTACCGCTACACTCTTCCTGCCCATCCTCGCCtcaatg TCCCAGTCCATAGGGTTGAACCCGCTGTATGTGATGGTACCCTGCACCCTCAGTGCATCCTTTGCCTTCATGCTGCCTGTGGCCACGCCTCCTAATGCCATCGTGTTCTCTTATGGATACCTGAAGGTGTCAGACATG gcTAAAACGGGTGTAGTGATGAACATCATCGGGATCCTGTGCATCACTCTGGCCATTAACAGCTGGGGTAGAGCCATGTTCAACCTGGACATCTTCCCCTCCTGGGCCAACACCACCGCGAACATCactacaggagaaggaggggggaaaTGA